The genomic region GACGACATCTCCGGACTGCAGGGGTGCGTTCAACTCCTCTTTTCCACCGACCAGCATCTCCTCCAGATTGATTTCGAGAACCGCCTCCTGGGTAGATTTCCCATTAGACCCAGTCTGGGGTTGCGAACCAGGTGGGTCCGGCAGACCCGGCGACTTCGCCGCCTTGCGGATCAGATAGACAACCTGGTCGGATTGCTCAGTGAGTCCTTCGGCCATCGCCAGCATATCCACGACCGAGCGCGGGCCGCTGACCTCAAAGACACCGGGCTTTTTCACGGCGCCGAAGACACTGATCCGATGGCTGTGATGTTCGAGCACAAAGACGCTGACTTGAGGATCCCGGACATACCTGGAGCCAAGCGCTGTCTTTATAACTTCTTCGAGCTCCATCGCACTTTTTCCACCAGCAGCCACTGTGCCCGCAAGCGGGAGCGTCATGAGTCCTTCCGCGCCGATTCTGGCTTTGATCTTGCTGAGTTCCGGGATATCGAAGACGGAAATCTCCAGAAGATCGCCTGTCCCCAACTTGTAATCGCCAGCCAGGCCATCTGGATTTGCCATGGCAAGGATCCTGCTGTTCAGTGCTAGATTGTCATGGTTCTCATCATGGGCCAAATTGGCGATCAGAGCTTCGGTCTTTGAAATCCCGGAACTTGTCGCGCAACCCGACGCAAGGAGGGCTGCTATCGCGCCCACAACGAGCATCGTACTCCGGACGCACGCAGTCCCGGTTTTGGGGGTTGATGGGGGGATGTTGCTATTTGAACCTCTGTACGGCATCCCTACAACCTCCTACCTTCGTGTCTTCGACACTCATCAGCTATTTTCACTACTTTAATTGTTGCAATAGACATGCCGTCGATACGCTACATCCCCCGCTCTCGTCCGTCTTCGGACTCATACGAACCGGTAGAACTCATCTAGGGGGCGACGTTGCTGGCGACAGGAGTGGATCCACCGCCACTGTGCAACACGCCGAGCGGCACTCCAATAGCGGCACCGCCTGCCGCACCCCCAGCTACCAAGGCCGCAATACCAGGCCCCGCGGGGACCAGAAATGCCGCAGCTAAGCCGCATTCCTCAACGACGACCCATCGTTTTTCAGGTTGTTCTTCCCAGGCCCAGGTAAAGTCTCGGTACAGCTCCTGATCCGGTCGCGGCGGTTCGGTAGGCGGAGATCCGAGTTGCACCTCCTGCCATCCGCCCCACACATCCGGTGGGTTCGAGGGATGCCACGCCCATACATAATCCGCCTTGGGAGCTTGGGATGGCGGATTGACTGGCGGCGGGAGCTTGGCGGTTTCCTCATTGGAAGCCCGACGGAACGGCGCAAACTGGCCGCACTCTCGCTTGGCGATGACCCACTGATCTTTCCACGCCCACGCAAAGCCTTCGCGCACCTCCTGCGCAGGCGGAGGCGGGGTCACCGGCGGGATGCCGAGCTTCATCTCCTGCCACCCACCCTGAACGTCTTGGGGGTGAGAGGGGTGCCATGTCCAAACGTTCTCAGGCTTTGGCGCCTGGCTGGGTGGATCGGTCGGCGGAGGAGCTTGCTGTCCACCAGGCTGAGCGGCCGCGTACTGCTTGAACGGGACCGCTCCCGACGATTGCGCAGCCACGGTCCGTACCTGCCCTTCTGTCAGTCGTTCTGTGACAGAGCCGTTCTGTGAGACAAGGAACGCTTCACCGGACAGCAGGCGGACTCGAGGAATCCCACCCTTCTGAGCCGTAATCACACCCAACGTGTCCCGTTGAGTCTGTGAACTCGTGCTGATACGGGTCGCCGCTGCGTGGCCGGTACCACCCGTAGTAATTGCGGCGGTCTGGATGAATCCACCCGGCATCACAAGTCGGGTAGACGATGAGGGTCGCAATCTAAACAGCACATTACCCTCTGCGATGCGTACGATCATGGACGATCCCATCATAGTGACCGCCAGTTCTGTCGTAGGACTGGCTTCCAGTCGGCTTCCGTCGAACAGGCCCAAAGCAACGGTTCCTGTTCTAGCCCTGACCAACGTCTTGTCGAATACGGGAAGCGTTCCCGAGCCCAACGCGATCCAGCCCTTGCCGTCGAAGGAGATCTGCGCGGGCGACGTCCCTCGGATTTCACCAAGCGGCTGATTGAACCGAGGTGTTGCCGCGATCGCTCCCGATATAAATACTGACAAGACGGCCGACGCGAGTATCGCAAACGCAAAACTCGCGCAACTTCTGCGGACTGTTCCAGAGGTCAACATTATCAATACCTCCTCTCTTCTCTTACGATCGAACGGCTCACAAAAAACTACCAACACTCACTTATGCGGGCGCCGGCTCCCCTTCGGTTGCCTGAAGGATCGAACCGGCAAGACCAATGAGGTGATCCAGCGCTTGCGCCAACACTCGCCGCCTGGCCCACACCTCCCCACGCTCCACAGCTCGGATCACCTTTTCCAGGCTGGTTCTCTCGCCTTTAACGATGTATCCTCTGGCCCCGAGTTCAAGTGTCTGCTGGATGATCTCTTCTTCGTCATGGCCGGAGCGAATAATTACTCTTGTGTTCGGGTTGAACCATCGAACCAGCCTGAGGACCTCGAAGCCATCGATCCCCGGCAGATCCAGATCAAGAATCAGTATGTCCGGGTCCAGCCGCGCGACGTCAGCAATCGCCTCCAGCCCGTCACACGCCTCTGCAGCAACTTGAAAGTCTGGCACGCATGCGAGCTGCTCCCGAGCCAGCTCGCGAAGCCCAGGATCATCCTCAGCAATAACGATTCGAATAGATGACATCGTCACACTTCCTTCTGATGATCCGTTGGATGACCCATGGACTCGCCAAGACATCCGGTCCAGCTACGCAATCCACACCTATCCTCCGTGTGTGCAACATGTCACATCTGTATGCGCAAGGTTCACGCCGTCTCCGACAGCGACCTTACAATCGCATGCGCAACACCCTCGCCATCCTTATATATGAAAAGATAAGTACGAAATCCCTTATTGGCAATCGGCTATTTAGCGTATTTTACCAAAAAAAATGGCCTAGGCCAGATATTACTCAAAACGTAAAATAGTTTTCCCTTTTTTAAAGAGAGTTTGTTTGAGATGTTGTGCAGGTGGGTGAGATGAAGTGCGTGGAGCGGTATCAGGGGTTAGCTGTTACGTTCTGCGATCCGATGGAGGGTGAGCTCCAAGCGCCGACTAATCTTTAACTTACTGAAAACATTGCTTAAATGGCTCTTTACCGTCTTATCGCTGATCCCAAGTCGAACGGCGATCTCTTTGTTCGTCATGCCCTGGATGACCCACCTGACGATCTCCTGCTCCCGGTCGGTCAGAGTCTCTTGCGTCTCCAGGAGGGGCGCATTCACCCCGTGCACTTTCCGGTACAAGTTCTCCAGCACATGTGTCAGGACTTTGCGATCCGCCCAGATCTCCCCGTTATAGGTGGCCCGGATGGCCCTGGCAACATCTTTGTGGCTGAGTGTTTTTTCCAAATATCCTTTCGCGCCAAGTTGTAAGGCTTGGATCATGAACTCATCGTCGGAAAATCCGGAGAGGATTAACACACGTGTCCGGGGAGATTTCTTGTGGATCTGCGGGAGCGCCTCAATACCTCCAAGCCCAGGCATCTGGATGTCCAGTAGCAGGATATCCGGTTGAAGCGTTTCAGCCATGCTGACGGCCTGGAGGCCATCAGCGGCCTCTCCGACCACGGAAATGGTCGACTCTTGCTCCAACAGCATCCGCAGTCCTTCTCGAAAAAGGGCATGATCGTCAGCGATGAGTACCGTAATCCGATTCATCCCCCTTCCCTCCCTACTTGGCTAAGCCATTAGCAATCGAGGAGTAGTGCCGCAACAGCCCTCTGTGTACTTAACCAATCAAAGAACCTACTAGTAATCCAAATGATAACATAATAAACCGAGCGCCAACTGTCAAGTCTTATCACAGTTCATCTAACCATCCATATCCAAACGTCAAAATGACACTATTTGTCCATACTATGACACTGTTGGTCGCTACTTTGTACCCTCCTCCTGTGCCTCACCAAGTGAACCTACTGAGCAGGAGGCTGTGAGCGCGTGCGGCTACGCTCCCACATGAACAGGCCAAAGGCGATTATGCCGAGAAGCACCAACGAGGCATAGCCGAAGTCGCGGGAGGCAAAGAGGATCAGATCATCGAACCGGCCGATGAGGAGCGACATTCTGGCCATGACCGTATAGCCAAAGCCGGCGCCGAAGTTAATCATGAGGAAATAGATGCCGATTCGTGCTGCGACTTGGATCGGTCCCTTGTGCTCGATGGAGAAGAAGAAATAGACCAGCACCGTGACGACGCCGACCAGGATCAGCAGGGTATTGATCTGCGCCATCCCGAAGGAGGACTGCCCGGCATTCAGGATCGGCCTTAATGTCCCCTGCACTTGCTGAAGGATGTTGGAGGAGATGATGCGGGGAATGGCGACGCCGGAGCCGAAACCCACGATCACGGCAAACGAGATCCGGCTCAGCCAGCTCACTTTCGGGATGAAGCGGGTCAGGACCAGGAGACCCAGGATAGCGGCGATCAGGAACCACCATTTCCCTTCCTGCATCACCGGAGCGTAGAGGCTTTTGACCATCACATCGTAATAGATCCGGACGATGGTGTACCCCATCGAGATTCCAACGTAGAGATGCTCACCAAATCGGAAGAACGGGTTATCCTTATACAGGAAGCTGAACATGCACAGAGTGAGACCGGCGGCCACCCAGGCGCCGAGCAGGACAGAAGGCGTCATCAGCGTCTCGCCTCTCGCGGCGAGCCGGGCACACTAGACCCACTATGGGTACCCGCTGAGGGCCGGATCCCCAATCGGGGCGTCAGGAAGTACAGGAGATTGCAGAGCAGAATCAGGCCGATAATGATAAAATGCGTGGCTGATTGCGCGTCCATCCCGGCCACCGCCTTCCCCTTCATCCCGATCAACGTTTCGTACTCGGCTGCCCCGCGCAACCCGCCGATCAGGCCGTTGATCTGCCCGGTATCGAGGAATGGGTAGAGGCCTGGCGCGATCACGGCCGTCACGCCGCCCCCCAACTCGAAACCGTACTTCTCCTTACCATACAGGTACCAGCTTTCGACGCCGGGGGTCCCCGCGGCCAGACTGACCACGTAGTTGACCTGCCTCAGCGATTTGACCCCTTGCATGACCGGCAGGTCCGCAGTCCGCTCGCCATAGTGGTCGGTCGGAAAGGCGGCAGCCAGGTCCTGGCCCATGTTGATGATGACGTTGGTCCCGCCTGGCGAGTATCCAAGGAAGGTGTAGTCCACGCCTCGTCGTTTCCCGTGCTCGCTTGCGATCCCGCTCACTACCTTTTCGGCCATTCCCGTTCCTGTCACCCAAAGCGTCATCCCGACGACCCGCAGATTCCGTTTGAAGGCGTGATTAAGCAACGCGACCGCCATCGGATAGAGTTCCGGTTTGGAGGCCGGATCGAAGTCCAGCGACAACAAAAATACCGATCCCGGCGGAAGCGACTCGATGTAGTCGTAGACTCGCCTGACCTCTGGCGAGATCCGGATCGGAAAGCCGATCGGACGCAAGAGCGGGATCAGCGTGGCAAGCGCGACCAGGACGAAGATCACCCGACGATCCAGCCGCAGCAGCTTGCGGGCCAGCTCCCTCAATCTCGGCCCCCCAGGTACGATCGCTCGATCCCGAAAATAATCTTGATCGAGGTGGCGATTCCACCAAGGCTGATTCCGATGATGATCCCCCGCCTGGCTGCCGTGTTGAGGACGTTCAGAAGCCAGCCGGCTATAGGCCCTGCAGCAGGAACCAGATACTCACCCAACGGCACGCGACCGAACATCATCAGGACCGCCGCCACCAGCAATACGGCTGCCTCTTTACTCCTGGCCCGAAAGGCGCGGAATGCAGCGGAGGCTACGAAGAATCCGAGCATGGAAAACATCGTTCCCTGAAGCGCAAGCAGGGCATACGTGTAGATCCAACCGAAACCTGTCCCCTCCTCCTGTCCTCCTGACCATAATCCTACCGCGACCGTGGCCAGCATCGAGAGATAGACCACCAGACTGTACCCCCAGCCGGCGACCCGTGTCCGGATCTTCGCATAATGGACGTGGCACAGGCTGGCGATCCCCAGGATCATCGCAAATCCGAGGATGATCCGCAGCCAGACCGAGACCTCGGTGAGCGCCGCTTCCGAGACCGGGTGGGGAATGTAATACTGGAGGGCAGCCGCCACACCAAACACGAAGGTCAGTATCAGCGGGAACGTCCGCCGCAGAAATAGTGTCATTTGAAATCCCGGAACAGTTGCAGCAGCGGCACAAACGCCTCAGGCCCGACAAGTCCGCCGATGGTGGCAAGGACGGTCCCGATCACCATAGAGAGCAGCAGAAACGCTTTTCCCAGATCCTGCCCCCGCAAGGTCCCAACCAGTACCGGCTCGCGCGAGAGGTACGCGCTCGCGGCGTACAGCTCCTCGCCGATCAGTGTGTAATCGCAGGTCGTAATGAAGAAAGGCAGTTGCAGATCGGCGTCGGTCCCGGCGATCTGGATCGCCCCGGTCCCGGCGCCGGTCTCTGCCAGCAACAGCGCCTCAGCATAGTAAAAGCCCATGAAGAAATTAGCTGCCGGCCGCTCCCGGAGCATAATACCGTTCACCGCGGCGGTGTAGCTGAACTGATCGTTGGTGATGAAGAAGTTGGAGTCATCACGATAGGCATCGGGTCGTCCAGCCTCCAGGTATGACTCCTTGACGATCTCCTGACAGATGGCCATGACGATCGGGTCCCGATGCGGCACCTGGAGCTGCGTATCGTACGCCGCCGTCTTCTTCGCAACCTGCCCAAGGATCACCGTCGCCGCAATAGTCGAAAGACTCGACATATCGTCGGAACCGGTAAGGTAGAGGATCGGCCGTCCCATCTCGGTCGCACGACCGATCGCCTCCTCCACCGCATCCAGACCCGGAATCCGGCGCAGGAAGATAGCGGGATGTCGCTTAGCCTGGGCAATCGCAAACAGGACAAGAGCGGAGAAGAGAACCATTAGCAGAAAGTTGTTCGCCTTTGCCAGGTTGAAAAAATTTGGCGCCGGGACGGCGGATTGCACCGGCCCTTCAATCGTCTGCATCCCGCCTGCCTGGCCGGCAGACAGGTCGGTCGCCGCCACCTTGAAGAAGTAAGTCCGGCCGTTCTCGAGGCGGAGATCTTGCGTCGATTTTACCTGGTAAAAGTGATACGCCTTGCTCCGATCCCAGCTCCACCAGGGGCGATCAACATCACTCTTGTAGTGGGTGTCGGCAGCAAACTCGGCGAGTCGCGTAAAGGGTCCTTGCGCCTGATCGGCTATGTAGATTTGATAGCGAACTGTCGGTCCATCGAACGGGGCTGCCCGCCACGACAGTCCGATGCTGCCCCCGCCATCGCCGGGCATATCGAAGGCCTCGAACTGCTCGGGAGGGGAAAGGGATAAGGCGAAAGTGGAAGGTGGAGGGAGGAGGGGAAACAGGACGAAAAGAACTGCGACGGCAAGAGCGCGCACGATGCTCACGCTTCCAGTAGTTCTACGTTGGCGCGAGGGACGACGATCTGCTGCCCGTCGTCAAGCTCCGCTTCCAGAACGCGGACCTTGCTTCCCGTGGCCAGCAACCGAAGGTTCGCCGGAAGGGCGGATACTTTACAAATCCGGCCAAAATACGGCTCCCGGATAATCCTGATCTGATCGCCGACCTGCAGTCCGCTTCCCACGCCTGCGGTCTCATCCGCTGAAGGCTGAAGGCTGAAGGCTGAAGGCTCCCCCATCGGAACAATCACCTCGGGCCTGATAACGCCGGCCCGGATCTGCGTCGCTCCTGAGCAGGATGCGCGCCGGCCGACCTTGGATGACAGGAGGTCGAAGGTTCGCCGAGCCATGGCAATTCGGCCAAATCCTTCGGTAATGATCAGCGTGAGACCAACCTGTTCAGTTCCGGTGATGGCAACGCCAAGGTCCCGCCCGAGGAGCAGTTTCAGATCGAGGTCGTGGATACCGCCTACGACGACAGCGGCCACCCCCGCCTGCTTTGCCCTGGCAAAGCCGTCCCGACCGATCAGCGAGCCGCCCACGAGGATCGTCCCCCGGTGCGCATCGGTAATCCGCTCCGGCGTGAGTTCGTCCTCGCGGTTGTCGACAGCGACTGCGATCGTGCCCACAGCCTCGCCGCCGATGCCGAAAATCCCCTGCACCAGACTGCACGCCGTCTCCACGGTGGCTCCCTGACCCGGGATGGTCTCAACCACAAGGCCGTCGAGATAGGCCGTCAAGGCCAGTGGTCTTGGCGGTTCTCTCAGGAACACCTGCCCGGTCACCTCGGACACGGTCTCGATCGTTCCGGTGATCGGGGAAGGGACCTGGGTCTTCAACCATTTGATGAGTGGCTTATTTTCGGCCAACGGCTCCCCGGCGCGGACCGCATCGCCCTCTTTTTTTTGCATGTAGCGCCGGACCTCCTGCGGAACGATCCCCAGCAGGTTGACCACATTCACCGCGTGGACCTTGCCCGGCAACTCGGTCTGAGCAATCACCGTAGCAGCGGTGACCGCCTGCCCCTGGTGGACAAGCACCTGCCCCGGAATCGGCAAGATCCGCCGCTTCCGAACCACGGTCTGCGGCGCCATACGCAAGCCTGGTGTGTATGAATGAGCCATCACTCAGCAGGGATTAGGGGTTAGGGGATAGGGTGTATGTAGGATACAGATCCATTGCTGCTGCCCAGTCACGCAGTTGGGTAACTCGCTCCGATTCCTCCTCTGCCAGGTAGAGCGGCCGTCCTCTGGCATCCAAGATCAGCCCGACTACGCCGCCTTTTACCTTCACCGTCACCGGCTTCCCCTTCCCGGCCCCCAGATCAAAGCCCTTCGACGGCTCCGCCAGAAGTTCGGCTTCTGCTCCGGTGGGAAGATCGAGGCAAAGAATCTCCCCGAAGCGAAGCGTACCCTGCGCTTGCCGACCATCTGGAAATCGGGCGGTATATGCGAAACACGGCTCGCCGCGCTTCGCCCTCCCCTCGGCGGCCAGGCAACTGCCCAGTGGAACCAGACAATCTTTCAGAAAAACCTCAGTGGCGGCTCGCTCGTTGACCTGGGACAGCACACCGAGGTGCGGCATCATGAAGATACTGTCTACTGCGAGTTGCGTCAGTCCAAGCGGCTGGTAGGCGTCGATCATCATCATCATCGCCTGAACGCGGCGCGGCGCATGGGACAGGATCCCGCCGCTCCCGATGATGAGATCGATCCGGTAGAGGTCGATGAGGCTCTTCCCGCCCTCTTCCTGCTCGAAGGCATCCGCGATGGTTCGTTCCTGCTGAACACCCTTCAGACTGACGGCCAGCGCCTTGTGTTGGTCAAAGGCAAGACGGAGTGCCTCCCGAGCGATCGCCTGCTCCAGGGCCAGATCCGCCAACGTCTGAGGGATCGTGGTGGGGCGGATCATCTTATTCTTGATCCGATTCCGCAGCTCCTGCTCTGCAATCGGTTCGACCAGCCACCGTTCGATCTTTTCGATACCGGCCTCGGCCAGGACATTACTTACGCTATAACTCATCCCCAGATTGGCGCTGACTGTGCGGGTAAACTGCCCGTCCATCACTGAGAACACATCCGTTGTGGCACCGCCGATATCCACACCCAGCAGGTTCAACCCCTGCGCCTTTGCCGCCTGCTCCATGATGAGGCCGACGGCGGCGGGCGTCGGCATGATCGGCGCACCCGTCCACCCCATAAGCGTTCCGTACCCCGGCGCCTGAGCCATGACATGCTCGAGAAACAGGTCGTGGATCGTGTGGCGGGCCGGTCCGAGATTCTCCCGCTCCAGGATGGGCCGGATGTTGTCGGTCATGACGAGGGCCGTTCGATCGCCCAGAATCTCCTGAACCCGATTCCGCGCATCTTTGTTTCCGGCAAAGATAACCGGAAGCTTAAAGCTCCCGCCGAGCCGAGGCTTCGGATCGGCCGCCCGGATATACTCCGCCAACTCAACCACGTGTGAGATCGTTCCGCCATCGGTCCCGCCCGACAGCAGGATCATATCGGGCCTCAGCACCCTGATCCGCTCGATCTTCTCATGGGCAGCCCTGCCATCATTGCCGGCCAGAACGTCCATGACGATGGCGCCGGCGCCAAGGGCGCACCGTTGGGCGCTCTCCGCCGTCATGGCCATCACTACGCCCGCCACCATCATCTGGAGGCCTCCACCGGCGCTGCTCGTGGAGACGTAAAGATCAACACCGCGGCCCTCCTCGGCAGGCGTCAGAATCTTCTCCCCATCCAGGATCTTCCGCCCCGACAGCTCCTCCACCTCCTGAATGGCGTTCAGCACCCCGCGCGTCACATCGTCGAATGGAGCCTCTACGGTGGTCGGGGACTCGCCGCGGAAGGTCTGACGGTACTCCTCCCCCACCTTCTCGATCAGAATCGCCTTGGTGGTCGTGCTCCCGCAGTCGGTGGCCAGGATCGCCGTCATCTCATGACTCACGGCGCCCGCCCTCCTCCATGAGTCGAAGCCTGTCGATAAAAACCGCCGGAGTCTCTTCCCGTTCCAGCACGCGCGCCAGCCGTTCAATGTCGTCAGGGGAGGCGACCATGCCCATGATCGGTGTCAGGGCATGGATCAGTTGACTTGCAAGGAAACCAAGTGGGACGAGAGACTCCACCAGGAATATGGCAGGGGTTACAAGACCGCGATCCGCGAGAAGGCGGGCAAAACGATCCAGCAACGCAAGATCTTCCGCGTCGAGCCGGCTGTCTTGCCCGCGGAGTGCGAAGGCATGGGCGAAGCCGCGGCGCAAGCGGGACCGGGCCCTCGACCAGCGGCCCCTATAAGTTGAAACCTGGGGAACTACTGAAGGAGTCGCCATAGACCAACAACCCTGCGCTGCAAATCGTGAACGCCTCTTTCGCCGGAAGATATGGTTCGGCGAAGAATCAGGGGTGGCGGGCCTAGGGACATCGAGCTACTTAGCGGCTGAAGGGACCTGCCCCTGCGGCGTCTGTCCGGCTGGAGACGTTGACGGCGCTGGAACACCGGTCGGAGGAGATGCGGGAGCCGGGGCGGTCTGCTTGACCCGTTCCTCTGTAATCACCGAGGAAGTACCCCTGCGCTCCGACAAAATAGTCAGTAAGAGCGAAGAGACCATAAAGAGCACAGCCGCCGCCAGCGTCAGCTTACTCAAGAAGGTCGCCGCGCCGCGCCCACCGAAGACGGTCTGACTCGAGCCGCCGCCAAATGCGGCGCCAATATCGGCGCCCTTGCCGCTCTGAAGGAGCACAATCACGACGAGTACCACTGCAATAAGCAGATGCAAAACGGAAAGCGCGATGATCATTCATGCCTCCTCAAATACCTTATACCCTCAACCCTCTGCACTGTTATCTTCTGGCAGCTTTTGCGATCGCCGCGAACGAATCGGCCTGTAAACTTGCCCCGCCGACCAGTGCGCCGTCGATCTCAGATCGCTCCAGCAACTCCTTGGCGTTCTCCGGCTTGACACTTCCTCCGTAGAGGATACGGATATCGGACGCGATCTCGGCATCGAACAGCATGGCGACGGTCTTGCGGATATGGGCGTGCATCTCCTCAGCCTGGCTCGGGGTGGCCGTCTTGCCTGTGCCAATGGCCCAAACCGGCTCATACGCGAGGACGAGCCGTTGAACCTGCTCAGGCAACAGCCCCGACAGCGCCCCCTTAAGCTGTGTCTCCACAACAGCGTACGCGCGACCCGCCTCTCGCTCGGTGAGGGTCTCACCTATACAGATGATCGGCCTAAGGCCGCTTGCCAAGGCAGCACGGCTCTTTTTATTCACCCACTCATCGGTCTCTCCGAAATACTGGCGTCGCTCGGAGTGGCCGATGATGACATAGCGGCACCCGATATCCCGGAGCATCTCGGCCGATACCTCGCCGGTATAGGCCCCCTCCTTTGCCCAATGCAGATCCTGCGCGCCAAGGCCTATCTTTGACCCGGCAACGACCTGGCCGACCGCAGCAAGCGCCGTAAATGGAGGGCACACCACCAGCTCCGGCCCATCGAACGACCACAAAGCCTTTACTACTCCCTCCGCCAAGACGATAGCCTCTGAAGGAGTTTTATACATCTTCCAGTTACCGGCAATGACTGGGATCCGCACCCTCTCTCCTATCCCCTAGCTCTTATCGGTAAGCGCGGCGATGCCCGGCAGTTCCTTCCCTTCCAGAAACTCCAGAGATGCGCCCCCTCCCGTAGAAATATGAGTCATCCGGTCAGCAACTCCAGCCTGGGCCACAGCGGCGGCCGTATCACCGCCACCGATCACTGAATGCGCACCCGAGGTCGCGACCGCCTTGGCCAGAGCAAACGTCCCCTCCCGGAACGGCAATAGCTCGAAGACGCCCATCGGCCCGTTCCACAGGATCGTTTTTGCGCGCTCAACCTCCCGAACAAACCGGCTGATCGTCGCGGAACCGATATCAAGACCCATCGAACCGATCGGGATACTCCCCTCCACCTGCCGGGTAGGCGCATCTGCGTCGATTCGCTCGGCAATCACATGGTCACTGGGCAGATGGATGGCCACATTCGAACGGCCGGCCTGCTCCATCGTCTCCTGCGCGACCTTCAGTCCGTGGGCCTCTACTCGAGAGCTCCCCACTTCGTGGCCTTGAGCCTTCAGGAACGTATAGGCCATGCCGCCGCCGATCAGGAAACCGTCCACCTTCGGGAGCAGATTGGCCAGGACACCGATCTTGTCCGACACCTTCGCGCCGCCAAGGATGGCGATGAAGGGGCGCGCGGGGTGGTCGAGCAGCGCCCCGAGCTGTTTGAGTTCCGTTTGCATGAGAAAACCGCATGCCGACTGCTTGACGAACCGTGTCACGCCGACAGTGGAGGCATGAGCGCGGTGCGCCGTCCCAAAGGCGTCGTTGACGTACAGGTCACACAGCTCCGCCAGCGCCCTGGAGAACGCCTCATCGTTCTTTTCTTCCTCCGGATGAAAGCGGCAGTTCTCCAGCATGAGCACATGCCCCGGCCCCATCCTGTCGATCCGGGCCTTCACCTCCGGCCCCACGCAATCCTCGGCCATCTCTACCGGAGCCCCCAGCAATGCAGCCAGCCGCCGTGCCACCGGCCCGAGGCTGAACTGCGGGTTGGGGCCGCCCTTGGGCCGGCCAAGGTGGGAGATGAGTATGACCTTCGCCCCATGTCGGACCGCGTAGCCGATGGTCGGAAGGGCCGCGCGGATGCGCGTGTCGTCGGTAATCATTCCCTGCTCGTCAATCGGGACGTTGA from Candidatus Methylomirabilota bacterium harbors:
- the secG gene encoding preprotein translocase subunit SecG; translated protein: MIIALSVLHLLIAVVLVVIVLLQSGKGADIGAAFGGGSSQTVFGGRGAATFLSKLTLAAAVLFMVSSLLLTILSERRGTSSVITEERVKQTAPAPASPPTGVPAPSTSPAGQTPQGQVPSAAK
- a CDS encoding polysaccharide biosynthesis/export family protein; the protein is MANPDGLAGDYKLGTGDLLEISVFDIPELSKIKARIGAEGLMTLPLAGTVAAGGKSAMELEEVIKTALGSRYVRDPQVSVFVLEHHSHRISVFGAVKKPGVFEVSGPRSVVDMLAMAEGLTEQSDQVVYLIRKAAKSPGLPDPPGSQPQTGSNGKSTQEAVLEINLEEMLVGGKEELNAPLQSGDVVHVPKAGSFFVGGAVQKPGSYLLKGREVTVDQAIIEAGGVTRIADFEGVKIFREIKGQKKQIIEVSLNEIEQGQKGPLVMKNDVILVNSHGFKSAWFGFLEFIRFGVGASFY
- a CDS encoding glutamate mutase L, coding for MTAILATDCGSTTTKAILIEKVGEEYRQTFRGESPTTVEAPFDDVTRGVLNAIQEVEELSGRKILDGEKILTPAEEGRGVDLYVSTSSAGGGLQMMVAGVVMAMTAESAQRCALGAGAIVMDVLAGNDGRAAHEKIERIRVLRPDMILLSGGTDGGTISHVVELAEYIRAADPKPRLGGSFKLPVIFAGNKDARNRVQEILGDRTALVMTDNIRPILERENLGPARHTIHDLFLEHVMAQAPGYGTLMGWTGAPIMPTPAAVGLIMEQAAKAQGLNLLGVDIGGATTDVFSVMDGQFTRTVSANLGMSYSVSNVLAEAGIEKIERWLVEPIAEQELRNRIKNKMIRPTTIPQTLADLALEQAIAREALRLAFDQHKALAVSLKGVQQERTIADAFEQEEGGKSLIDLYRIDLIIGSGGILSHAPRRVQAMMMMIDAYQPLGLTQLAVDSIFMMPHLGVLSQVNERAATEVFLKDCLVPLGSCLAAEGRAKRGEPCFAYTARFPDGRQAQGTLRFGEILCLDLPTGAEAELLAEPSKGFDLGAGKGKPVTVKVKGGVVGLILDARGRPLYLAEEESERVTQLRDWAAAMDLYPTYTLSPNP
- a CDS encoding response regulator transcription factor, which produces MSSIRIVIAEDDPGLRELAREQLACVPDFQVAAEACDGLEAIADVARLDPDILILDLDLPGIDGFEVLRLVRWFNPNTRVIIRSGHDEEEIIQQTLELGARGYIVKGERTSLEKVIRAVERGEVWARRRVLAQALDHLIGLAGSILQATEGEPAPA
- a CDS encoding response regulator transcription factor, which produces MNRITVLIADDHALFREGLRMLLEQESTISVVGEAADGLQAVSMAETLQPDILLLDIQMPGLGGIEALPQIHKKSPRTRVLILSGFSDDEFMIQALQLGAKGYLEKTLSHKDVARAIRATYNGEIWADRKVLTHVLENLYRKVHGVNAPLLETQETLTDREQEIVRWVIQGMTNKEIAVRLGISDKTVKSHLSNVFSKLKISRRLELTLHRIAERNS